In the genome of Ensifer sp. WSM1721, the window ATGTTCGATGATGTGGCAATGGATCACCCAGTCGCCGGGGTTGTCGGCGACCAGTGCCACTTCCGCCTGTTCATCCGGCCGGAGCAGGATCGTATCCGTCGGCGGCGGGAGGAAGCTGCGCTTGTTCGAGGCAAGGATGCGGAAGCTTAAGCCGTGCAGGTGGATCGGATGGGCATGCGGCGTGCGATTCGCGATCTCGAGCACATAGGTTCCTCCAAGCTTCAGTTCTTCGATCGGCGCGACGGGGTCGGACGTATCACCCGGCCAGGGGGTCTTGTTCATCGCCCAGAACGTGTAGCCGAGCGAACCGCAAATGGAGGACGTCGCCTTGTGCTCGGCGGTTGCCGTGAGATCGATCGGAATTCGCTTCGCCGCCGAGAGATCGGCCTCGGCAACGAGGTTCGCCGGGAGGGCGGCCATATCCCTGAGGTCCCGCTTCAGCGAAGTGCCGACTGCCCGTAAGGCCGCGATGGTCCAGGGACTGGAGCCCCGGAAATTGCCGAGCGTGGCGCGCTCGCCCTCGCTTTCCGGCATGCGAATTGCGAGGTCCACGCGTTGGCCGGGGCCGACGTCCAGCCGGTCGAGCGGGAAGGGGGCGTCGACGGCATTGCCGTCGAGCGCGATAACCGTTGCCGGCGCGCCTTCGAGCCCGATCGTGTAGATGCGCGTGACGTCGGTTGCGGCGATTCTTACGCGCACGAGCCCTCCGGCGGGGACGTCATAGACGGGCTCCCGCTGCCAGTTCGCCGTCCTCACGGTCCCGTACGTTCCGCCGCGCGCCGCATCGCGTGGCTTGAACGGATCGATGAACCTACCGCCGGCGCCGAGCCGCCAATCGCGCAGATTGAGGATGATCTCCGCGTCAAAGGCCGGATCTTCGGGATTCTCGACGACGATTACGCCGGTGAGCCCGCTTCCCATCTGCGTCAGCGTGTTGCAATGCGGATGGTACCAGAATGTCCCCGCATCGGGTGGCGTGAAGACATAGTCGAATTGATCGCCCGGATAGACGTAGGGCTGGGTCATTCCCGGCACGCCGTCCATCGCATTCGGGATTCTGAGGCCGTGCCAGTGGACCGTCGTCGGTTCGTCGAGACGATTGAACAGCCTAG includes:
- a CDS encoding multicopper oxidase family protein, producing the protein MTPMLRRRTFLQGSVALGGAFALGVGVAARAGAAPDPQILTAQFTEAQIAADGVTSKVMTYGLGERTQPGMPPVLRMRKGEAYAARLFNRLDEPTTVHWHGLRIPNAMDGVPGMTQPYVYPGDQFDYVFTPPDAGTFWYHPHCNTLTQMGSGLTGVIVVENPEDPAFDAEIILNLRDWRLGAGGRFIDPFKPRDAARGGTYGTVRTANWQREPVYDVPAGGLVRVRIAATDVTRIYTIGLEGAPATVIALDGNAVDAPFPLDRLDVGPGQRVDLAIRMPESEGERATLGNFRGSSPWTIAALRAVGTSLKRDLRDMAALPANLVAEADLSAAKRIPIDLTATAEHKATSSICGSLGYTFWAMNKTPWPGDTSDPVAPIEELKLGGTYVLEIANRTPHAHPIHLHGLSFRILASNKRSFLPPPTDTILLRPDEQAEVALVADNPGDWVIHCHIIEHQKTGMTAYFRIV